A region of Bacteroidales bacterium DNA encodes the following proteins:
- a CDS encoding helix-hairpin-helix domain-containing protein, translated as MPVWQFLTPGSISRNGGSNSSGIGGQFAPEYTGDVLSGRIINARPFNSIHEIKDVKGIGPKTFEDIRWKIIAE; from the coding sequence ATGCCAGTATGGCAGTTTTTGACCCCGGGGTCAATTTCCCGGAATGGGGGGTCAAATTCTTCCGGAATAGGGGGTCAGTTTGCTCCGGAATATACAGGAGATGTTCTTTCAGGAAGGATAATCAATGCCAGACCCTTCAACAGTATTCATGAGATCAAGGATGTGAAAGGAATTGGGCCAAAGACTTTTGAGGATATAAGATGGAAAATAATTGCTGAATGA